One stretch of Streptomyces peucetius DNA includes these proteins:
- a CDS encoding GOLPH3/VPS74 family protein: MGRSRRTLPEELLLLALDPATGTTAQPQSLDLGLAGAQLVELALAGRIAPDGDRIAVVMPRPTGDPTLDSALELLRRRGSPVRAVHWIGGPRLGLRQIYLSHLERCGMVHAVAGQMCGVLPTTRYQATETAISRDIRARLDSAIRTGVPPDPRTAALAALAHAVGLGKHLYPGNEGRSSRSRLRDLIRHDPMGGLVAHAVMDVQNGVAAQPRRNQPAAPSGRQPGPVPMQPRRGSGMAARVAAH, encoded by the coding sequence ATGGGCAGGAGCCGCAGAACACTTCCGGAGGAGCTTCTGCTGCTCGCTCTGGACCCGGCAACGGGTACCACAGCGCAGCCGCAGTCGCTCGACCTCGGCCTGGCCGGGGCACAGCTAGTAGAGCTGGCTCTGGCAGGACGGATAGCCCCAGACGGGGATCGTATCGCCGTGGTGATGCCACGGCCGACAGGAGATCCGACCTTGGACTCCGCACTGGAGCTGCTGCGCAGACGCGGCAGTCCGGTCCGGGCCGTCCACTGGATCGGCGGGCCCCGCCTGGGGCTGCGCCAGATTTACCTCTCGCATCTGGAGCGGTGCGGCATGGTGCATGCCGTGGCGGGCCAGATGTGCGGAGTGCTGCCGACGACTCGCTACCAGGCGACGGAGACGGCGATCAGCCGGGACATCAGGGCCCGGCTGGACAGTGCGATCCGCACCGGTGTACCGCCGGACCCGCGGACCGCGGCGCTCGCCGCGCTGGCCCACGCGGTCGGACTCGGCAAGCACCTGTACCCGGGCAACGAAGGGCGTTCCTCGCGGTCCCGTCTGCGGGACCTCATCAGGCACGACCCGATGGGCGGTCTCGTCGCGCACGCGGTGATGGACGTCCAGAACGGTGTGGCCGCCCAGCCGCGCCGTAACCAGCCGGCGGCCCCGAGCGGCCGTCAGCCGGGGCCGGTACCGATGCAGCCGCGACGCGGCAGCGGCATGGCCGCACGCGTCGCCGCACACTGA
- a CDS encoding helix-turn-helix domain-containing protein: MASNVNPTVRRRRLGQELRRLREMKGMTAEEVAERLLVSQSKISRLENGRRSISQRDVRDLCGVYEVEDHRIVDSLMQMAKDSRQQGWWHAFGDIPYSVYIGLETDAASLRVYEPQVVPGLLQTRPYAEALIAGALPESGTTDIEKRVSVRLRRQERIKDAEQPLRLWVVIDEAALRRQVGDKPLMREQLEHLVELSQQPHVTVQVLPFEMGAHPGINGQYAILEFPDASDSSVVYIEGVTSDLYLEKANDVQKYSVMYEHLRAQALNVEQTRQFIAEIAKEYAQGGPA, translated from the coding sequence GTGGCGTCCAACGTCAATCCCACCGTCAGGAGACGCCGATTGGGGCAGGAGCTGCGCCGGCTCCGGGAGATGAAAGGCATGACGGCCGAGGAGGTGGCGGAGCGCCTGCTGGTCTCGCAGTCGAAGATCAGCCGCCTCGAGAACGGACGCCGCTCCATCAGCCAGCGCGATGTGCGCGACCTGTGCGGGGTGTACGAGGTCGAGGACCACCGGATCGTCGATTCGCTGATGCAGATGGCGAAGGACTCGCGCCAGCAGGGCTGGTGGCACGCCTTCGGCGACATCCCGTACAGCGTCTACATCGGTCTGGAGACCGATGCGGCCAGCCTGCGCGTGTACGAGCCGCAGGTGGTTCCCGGGCTGCTGCAGACGCGGCCGTACGCGGAGGCGCTGATCGCCGGCGCGCTGCCGGAGAGCGGGACGACCGACATCGAGAAGCGTGTCAGTGTCCGGCTGCGCCGCCAGGAGCGGATCAAGGACGCCGAGCAACCGCTGCGCCTGTGGGTGGTGATCGACGAGGCGGCCCTGCGCAGGCAGGTGGGCGACAAGCCGCTGATGCGTGAGCAGCTCGAGCATCTGGTGGAGCTGTCGCAGCAGCCCCATGTCACGGTGCAGGTGCTGCCGTTCGAGATGGGCGCACACCCGGGGATCAACGGGCAGTACGCGATCCTCGAGTTTCCCGACGCCTCCGATTCGAGCGTCGTCTACATCGAGGGCGTGACCAGCGACCTGTATCTGGAGAAGGCCAACGACGTGCAGAAGTACAGCGTCATGTACGAGCATCTGCGCGCCCAGGCGCTGAACGTGGAGCAGACCCGGCAGTTCATTGCCGAGATCGCCAAGGAGTACGCCCAGGGGGGCCCGGCCTGA
- a CDS encoding DUF397 domain-containing protein: MAILQGATETWTKSSYSTGNGACVEVRSPIVQAVSVRDSKVPAGPTITFVPDSWNAFVNEVGDGAFHLG; the protein is encoded by the coding sequence ATGGCAATCCTTCAGGGCGCGACGGAGACCTGGACGAAGTCCTCGTACTCCACCGGAAACGGCGCGTGCGTCGAGGTCAGGTCCCCCATCGTCCAGGCGGTTTCCGTGCGGGACTCGAAAGTCCCCGCGGGGCCGACCATCACCTTCGTCCCCGACTCATGGAACGCGTTCGTGAACGAAGTGGGTGACGGCGCGTTCCACCTCGGCTGA
- a CDS encoding SDR family oxidoreductase: protein MLLQGRTVIVSGVGAGLGHQVAATVVGNGGNAVLGARTEASLAASARESDPGGTRTAYRVTDITDETQCEALAALALERFGRIDAVVHVAAWDSCFGGLQDADFATWQGVLDVNLLGTLRMTRACLPGLKKRGGAVVFIGTQSAVAAPSQVRHAAYAASKGALTSAMYSLARELGPDRIRVNTVLPGWMWGPPVRAYVRSAARAEGVPEAEVLGRLTGRVALPDLATDRDVAEAAVFLASDRARSITGQSLLVNAGELMR from the coding sequence ATGCTGCTCCAGGGCAGGACCGTCATCGTGTCCGGCGTCGGCGCCGGGCTCGGCCACCAGGTCGCGGCAACGGTCGTCGGGAACGGCGGCAACGCCGTCCTCGGCGCGCGTACGGAGGCGAGTCTGGCCGCGTCCGCCCGCGAGAGCGACCCCGGCGGCACCCGTACCGCGTACCGGGTCACCGACATCACCGACGAGACGCAGTGCGAGGCTCTGGCTGCACTCGCACTGGAGCGCTTCGGACGTATCGACGCCGTGGTGCACGTCGCCGCGTGGGACAGCTGCTTCGGCGGCCTCCAGGACGCGGACTTCGCGACCTGGCAGGGCGTTCTGGACGTCAACCTGCTCGGCACACTGCGGATGACGCGCGCCTGCCTGCCGGGGCTCAAAAAGCGCGGCGGTGCAGTGGTGTTCATCGGCACCCAGTCGGCGGTGGCCGCGCCCTCGCAGGTGCGGCACGCGGCCTACGCCGCGTCCAAGGGGGCGCTCACCTCCGCGATGTACTCCCTGGCGCGAGAACTCGGCCCCGACCGGATCCGGGTGAACACGGTGCTGCCGGGCTGGATGTGGGGGCCGCCGGTACGGGCGTACGTCCGGTCCGCCGCCCGCGCCGAAGGGGTGCCGGAGGCCGAGGTGCTCGGGCGGCTCACGGGGCGGGTGGCGCTGCCCGACCTGGCCACGGACCGGGACGTCGCCGAGGCGGCCGTGTTCCTGGCCTCCGACCGCGCCCGCTCGATCACGGGCCAGTCGCTGCTCGTCAACGCGGGCGAACTGATGAGGTGA
- a CDS encoding sodium:solute symporter family protein, with the protein MNSLDWAVLIGYFGVMVAIGVWSHKRVDDVSDFFTAGGKMPWWLSGISHHMSGYSAVMFTGYAAIAYTYGVTSYVTWSFPIAIGIAIGAKLFAPRLNRVRSRLHVASPLEYLKNRYDLPTQQALAWSGVLLKIVDVGAKWAAIATLLSVFTGVSLNMGILITGAVTAVYCTVGGLWADALTELGQFVIQFVAGIAMLVAVMAELGGFSSLWTVWDEPELAGHAKPLAGPYMMVFLIAYLFIKTFEYNGGMWNQAQRYMATDSARSAQRSGVLSAVLWLVWPAVLFFPMWVAPLLIETDKPADSYALMAEQLLPHGLLGLVIVGFFSHTMAMCSSDANAIAAVVTRDIMPALSRKAREWDTRLGLLAARWTTLLFLGLSMAIATQVNSPFFGDIITVVIKWVAGLMGPIAIPLMLGLLPWFRKSGPTAALLSWGVGLVTFWLVNYPISWQVEGGVPLQYQVSVPLVVSLVLYVVVGWIKPEDTPERDEVLAKINDDDSGDTGAVALVPAPPEREATAS; encoded by the coding sequence ATGAACAGTCTCGACTGGGCCGTGCTCATCGGCTACTTCGGTGTGATGGTCGCGATCGGAGTCTGGTCCCACAAGCGGGTGGACGACGTCAGCGACTTCTTCACCGCCGGCGGCAAGATGCCGTGGTGGCTGTCCGGCATCTCGCACCACATGTCGGGCTACAGCGCGGTGATGTTCACCGGCTACGCGGCCATCGCCTACACCTATGGCGTCACGTCGTACGTCACCTGGTCCTTCCCCATCGCCATCGGCATCGCGATCGGCGCCAAGCTGTTCGCGCCCCGGCTCAACCGGGTGCGGTCGCGGCTGCACGTCGCCTCGCCGCTCGAATACCTCAAGAACCGCTACGACCTGCCCACCCAGCAGGCGCTCGCCTGGTCGGGCGTCCTGCTGAAGATCGTCGACGTCGGCGCCAAATGGGCTGCCATCGCCACCCTCCTCTCCGTCTTCACCGGTGTCTCCCTCAACATGGGCATCCTGATCACCGGCGCCGTCACCGCCGTCTACTGCACCGTCGGCGGGCTGTGGGCCGACGCCCTCACCGAACTGGGCCAGTTCGTCATCCAGTTCGTCGCCGGTATCGCCATGCTCGTCGCCGTCATGGCCGAACTGGGCGGCTTCAGCAGCCTGTGGACCGTGTGGGACGAGCCCGAACTCGCGGGCCACGCGAAGCCGCTCGCCGGCCCGTACATGATGGTGTTCCTGATCGCGTACCTCTTCATCAAGACCTTCGAGTACAACGGCGGCATGTGGAACCAGGCCCAGCGCTACATGGCCACCGACTCCGCAAGGTCCGCACAGCGCTCCGGCGTCCTGTCCGCCGTGCTGTGGCTGGTCTGGCCGGCCGTGCTCTTCTTCCCCATGTGGGTCGCCCCGCTGCTCATCGAGACCGACAAGCCCGCCGACAGCTACGCGCTGATGGCGGAACAGCTGCTGCCGCACGGCCTGCTGGGCCTGGTCATCGTCGGCTTCTTCTCCCACACGATGGCCATGTGCTCCTCCGACGCCAACGCCATCGCAGCGGTCGTCACCCGCGACATCATGCCCGCGCTGTCACGCAAGGCCCGCGAATGGGACACCCGCCTCGGGCTGCTCGCCGCCCGCTGGACCACGCTCCTCTTCCTCGGCCTGTCGATGGCCATCGCGACCCAGGTCAATTCGCCGTTCTTCGGCGACATCATCACCGTCGTCATCAAGTGGGTGGCGGGCCTCATGGGTCCGATCGCGATCCCGCTGATGCTGGGCCTGCTGCCGTGGTTCCGCAAGAGCGGGCCGACCGCGGCGCTGCTCAGCTGGGGCGTCGGACTGGTCACCTTCTGGCTGGTCAACTACCCGATCAGCTGGCAGGTCGAGGGCGGTGTGCCGCTCCAGTACCAGGTGTCCGTGCCGCTCGTGGTGTCGCTCGTCCTCTACGTCGTCGTCGGCTGGATCAAGCCGGAGGACACACCGGAGCGGGACGAGGTCCTGGCGAAGATCAACGACGACGACAGCGGCGACACCGGAGCGGTGGCCCTGGTCCCCGCCCCGCCCGAGCGGGAGGCCACGGCCAGCTGA
- a CDS encoding dihydrofolate reductase family protein — protein MTRIIADISVSLDGFVTGPDPGPDNGLGTGGEALHTWVFSGDPDDRRVLREATARSGAVVLGRRLFDVVDGPNGWNDEIGYGADEVGKPPFVVVTSSPPESVRLTDLDWTFVTTGLSDAVLMGGGATVGSAVVAGLVDALSLHLAPVVLGAGTPLFTGGAPRTLVQRTVLPTSTATHLTYEVV, from the coding sequence ATGACTCGAATCATCGCGGACATCTCGGTCTCCCTCGACGGCTTCGTCACCGGGCCCGACCCCGGCCCGGACAACGGTCTGGGCACCGGAGGCGAGGCCCTGCACACCTGGGTGTTCTCCGGCGACCCGGACGACCGCCGGGTCCTGCGCGAGGCGACCGCCCGTTCGGGCGCCGTCGTCCTCGGGCGCCGGCTCTTCGACGTGGTCGACGGTCCGAACGGCTGGAACGACGAGATCGGCTACGGCGCCGACGAGGTCGGGAAGCCCCCGTTCGTCGTCGTGACGAGTTCGCCGCCGGAGTCGGTGAGGCTCACCGACCTCGACTGGACGTTCGTCACCACCGGTCTGTCCGACGCCGTCCTCATGGGCGGCGGCGCCACCGTCGGCTCGGCGGTCGTCGCCGGGCTGGTCGACGCGCTGTCGCTGCACCTCGCGCCCGTCGTGCTGGGCGCCGGGACGCCGCTGTTCACCGGCGGAGCGCCGCGCACGCTGGTGCAGCGGACTGTGCTCCCGACGTCGACGGCGACCCACCTGACCTACGAAGTCGTCTGA
- a CDS encoding ADP-ribosylglycohydrolase family protein produces the protein MSAATAVWGRAEQQDFRARVRGALLGGAVGDALGAGVGGLTLDEIRAVHGPEGLTDLTPVNGRRGAVTAATQLTLFTVDGLIRAQVRRDTGAWHPPTDVHRAYLRWAATQRDWGPDERRKDNGWLAHEEWLYSRRNPSRDTVTGLADESMGTLQAPKNPTARDAGALVRSAPFGLLVGWEPQLVCQLAVECAAQTHGHPTGYLSAGAFAVVVHGLARGETLDGSVQRALAELASRPGHQPVTDALKEALGAVRQGIPSPARVASLGEAHLAENGLAIAVYCALVGEDVRHGLRLAVNHDGPSEVTGAVCGALLGALHGETALPPAWLCELEGRPTLLEIADDFAMEMTQGPALHSPTATAPGWLQRYPRGAAELT, from the coding sequence GTGAGCGCAGCCACAGCAGTGTGGGGCCGTGCCGAGCAGCAGGACTTCCGCGCGAGGGTGCGCGGAGCGCTGCTCGGAGGCGCCGTCGGCGACGCGCTGGGCGCCGGTGTCGGCGGACTCACCCTCGACGAGATCCGCGCCGTCCACGGGCCGGAGGGCCTGACCGACCTCACCCCCGTCAACGGCCGCCGGGGCGCGGTCACGGCCGCCACGCAGCTCACGCTCTTCACCGTCGACGGGCTGATACGGGCGCAGGTGCGGCGTGACACGGGCGCCTGGCACCCGCCGACCGATGTGCACCGCGCGTATCTGCGGTGGGCCGCGACCCAGCGCGACTGGGGTCCCGACGAGCGCCGCAAGGACAACGGCTGGCTCGCCCACGAGGAGTGGCTCTACAGTCGGCGCAACCCGTCCCGCGACACCGTCACCGGTCTCGCTGACGAGAGCATGGGCACCTTGCAGGCCCCCAAGAACCCGACCGCGCGGGACGCGGGGGCGCTGGTGCGGTCGGCGCCGTTCGGTCTGCTGGTGGGCTGGGAGCCGCAGCTGGTGTGCCAGCTCGCCGTCGAGTGCGCGGCGCAGACGCACGGGCATCCGACCGGGTACCTGTCGGCCGGCGCGTTCGCCGTCGTCGTGCACGGGCTGGCCCGTGGCGAGACGCTGGACGGCTCGGTGCAGCGGGCGTTGGCGGAGCTGGCGTCCCGGCCGGGGCACCAGCCGGTCACGGACGCGCTCAAGGAGGCGCTCGGAGCCGTACGGCAAGGCATTCCGAGCCCGGCCCGGGTCGCCTCCCTCGGTGAGGCGCACCTCGCGGAGAACGGCCTCGCGATCGCCGTCTACTGCGCCCTCGTCGGCGAGGACGTCCGGCACGGGCTGCGGCTCGCCGTCAACCACGACGGCCCCTCCGAGGTGACCGGCGCGGTCTGCGGCGCGCTGCTGGGGGCGCTGCACGGGGAGACCGCGCTGCCGCCGGCGTGGCTGTGCGAGCTGGAGGGGCGTCCGACGCTGCTGGAGATCGCGGACGACTTCGCGATGGAGATGACCCAGGGCCCGGCGCTGCACAGTCCGACGGCGACGGCCCCGGGCTGGTTGCAGCGGTACCCGCGGGGCGCGGCCGAACTGACCTAG
- a CDS encoding bifunctional FO biosynthesis protein CofGH, whose protein sequence is MTDHQGGPSSSVRPTENAMRRALKRARDGVALDVAEAAVLLQARGADLEDLAASAARVRDAGLEAAGRAGVITYSKSVFVPLTRLCRDKCHYCTFATVPGKLRRAGHGAFMSPDEVLEIARRGAAAGCKEALITLGDKPEDRWPEAREWLDSHGYDDTIAYVRAMSIRILEETGLLPHLNPGVLSWTDFQRLKPVAPSMGMMLETTATRLWSEPGGPHHGSPDKEPAVRLRVLEDAGRSSVPFTSGLLIGIGETYEERAESLFALRRVSRAYHAIQELILQNFRAKPDTVMRGMPDAELDELVATVAVARHIMGPSACLQAPPNLVDAEYGRLIRAGIDDWGGVSPLTPDHVNPERPWPQIDELAARSAAEGFELRERLCVYPEFVRRGEPWLDPRVLPHVRALADAETGLAKTDAFPAGLPWQEPDEGFTATGRTDLHRTIDTDGRTHDRRDDFDHVYGDWDALREAAAPGMVPQRIDTDLKAALGTAADDPTRLTDDEALALLHADGPALDALTRIADELRRDVVGDDVTYIVTRNINFTNVCYTGCRFCAFAQRRSDADAYSLSLGQVADRAEQAWDVGAVEVCMQGGIHPDLPGTAYFDIARAVKERVPGMHVHAFSPMEVVNGASRTGMSIREWLTAAKEAGLDSIPGTAAEILDDEVRWVLTKGKLPTATWIEVVRTAHELGIRSSSTMMYGHVDQPRHWLGHFRTLAGIQQETGGFTEFVTLPFIHTNAPVYLAGIARPGPTTRDNRAVTAMARLLLHPHITNIQTSWVKLGTKGAAEMLRSGANDLGGTLMEETISRMAGSGYGSYRSVRDLTAIAEAAGRPAKPRTTLYGEVPAERQDTARASDGHLPELLPLLPE, encoded by the coding sequence ATGACCGATCACCAGGGCGGACCAAGTTCTTCAGTACGGCCCACAGAGAATGCGATGCGCCGCGCGCTGAAGCGGGCCAGGGACGGGGTCGCGCTCGATGTGGCCGAGGCCGCCGTGCTGTTGCAGGCGCGGGGGGCCGACCTGGAGGACCTGGCGGCGTCCGCCGCGCGCGTGCGGGACGCGGGGCTGGAGGCCGCCGGGCGCGCCGGGGTCATCACGTACTCGAAGAGCGTGTTCGTCCCGCTCACCCGCCTGTGCCGGGACAAGTGCCACTACTGCACCTTCGCGACCGTCCCCGGCAAGCTCCGGCGCGCGGGCCACGGGGCGTTCATGTCGCCGGACGAGGTGCTGGAGATCGCCCGGCGCGGAGCGGCGGCCGGCTGCAAGGAAGCGCTGATCACGCTCGGGGACAAGCCCGAGGACCGCTGGCCCGAGGCCCGCGAATGGCTCGACTCGCACGGGTACGACGACACGATCGCGTACGTACGGGCCATGTCGATCCGGATCCTGGAGGAGACCGGGCTGCTGCCCCACCTCAACCCCGGGGTGCTGTCCTGGACCGACTTCCAGCGGCTGAAGCCCGTCGCGCCGTCCATGGGCATGATGCTGGAGACGACCGCGACCCGGCTGTGGTCCGAGCCGGGCGGCCCGCACCACGGCTCGCCCGACAAGGAGCCGGCTGTGCGGCTGCGGGTGCTGGAGGACGCGGGACGCAGCTCGGTGCCGTTCACGAGCGGGCTGCTCATCGGGATCGGCGAGACGTACGAGGAGCGGGCCGAGTCGCTGTTCGCGCTGCGCCGCGTCTCCCGCGCGTACCACGCGATCCAGGAGCTGATCCTGCAGAACTTCCGTGCCAAGCCGGACACGGTCATGCGGGGCATGCCGGACGCCGAGCTCGACGAACTCGTCGCCACCGTGGCCGTGGCCCGGCACATCATGGGGCCCTCCGCCTGTCTCCAGGCCCCGCCGAACCTGGTGGACGCCGAGTACGGACGGCTCATCCGCGCCGGGATCGACGACTGGGGCGGCGTGTCCCCGCTGACCCCCGACCACGTCAACCCCGAACGGCCCTGGCCGCAGATCGACGAGCTCGCGGCGCGGTCCGCCGCCGAGGGGTTCGAGCTGCGCGAACGTCTCTGCGTGTACCCGGAGTTCGTGCGGCGCGGCGAGCCGTGGCTCGACCCGCGGGTGCTGCCGCACGTACGGGCACTGGCCGACGCGGAGACCGGTCTCGCGAAGACGGACGCGTTCCCGGCCGGCCTGCCGTGGCAGGAGCCCGACGAGGGCTTCACCGCCACCGGCCGCACGGACCTGCACCGGACCATCGACACCGACGGCCGCACCCACGACCGCCGTGACGACTTCGACCACGTCTACGGCGACTGGGACGCGCTCCGCGAGGCCGCCGCGCCCGGCATGGTGCCGCAGCGCATCGACACGGACCTGAAGGCTGCCCTCGGCACCGCCGCCGACGATCCCACCCGGCTCACGGACGACGAGGCCCTCGCACTCCTGCACGCCGACGGCCCCGCCCTCGACGCGCTGACCCGCATCGCCGACGAGCTGCGACGTGACGTCGTCGGCGACGACGTCACCTACATCGTCACGCGGAACATCAACTTCACCAACGTCTGCTACACCGGCTGCCGTTTCTGCGCCTTCGCCCAGCGGCGCAGCGACGCCGACGCCTATTCGCTCTCGCTCGGCCAGGTCGCGGACCGGGCCGAGCAGGCGTGGGACGTCGGCGCCGTCGAGGTGTGCATGCAGGGCGGCATCCACCCCGACCTGCCCGGCACCGCGTACTTCGACATCGCGCGCGCCGTCAAGGAACGCGTGCCGGGCATGCATGTGCACGCCTTCTCGCCCATGGAGGTCGTCAACGGCGCCTCGCGTACCGGGATGTCGATCCGCGAGTGGCTGACGGCGGCGAAGGAGGCGGGCCTCGACTCGATCCCGGGCACGGCCGCGGAGATCCTCGACGACGAGGTCCGCTGGGTGCTCACCAAGGGCAAGCTGCCCACCGCCACGTGGATCGAGGTGGTGAGGACCGCGCACGAACTGGGCATCCGGTCCTCGTCCACGATGATGTACGGCCATGTGGACCAGCCCCGGCACTGGCTCGGCCATTTCCGTACGCTCGCCGGGATCCAGCAGGAGACCGGCGGCTTCACCGAGTTCGTGACGCTGCCCTTCATCCACACCAACGCGCCCGTGTATCTGGCCGGCATCGCCCGGCCGGGCCCGACCACCCGCGACAACAGGGCGGTCACCGCGATGGCCCGCCTCCTCCTCCACCCGCACATCACCAACATCCAGACCAGCTGGGTGAAGCTCGGCACCAAGGGCGCGGCGGAGATGCTCCGCTCCGGGGCCAACGACCTCGGCGGCACCCTGATGGAGGAGACCATCTCCCGGATGGCCGGCTCCGGCTACGGCTCGTACCGCTCCGTCCGCGACCTCACCGCCATCGCGGAGGCCGCCGGCCGTCCGGCGAAGCCGCGTACGACCCTGTACGGCGAGGTCCCGGCCGAGCGGCAGGACACGGCGCGCGCGTCCGACGGGCACCTCCCGGAGCTGCTGCCGCTGCTGCCGGAGTGA
- a CDS encoding SseB family protein produces MPLEEQQPVDDTANDTAPVHDEVSAGRRWFARLLGEFRRAAVLVPFDGQGSLWTADFNGVRWICAFSDEEALSRFARARGDAGREWEYRTVLGARLLDVMVPMLPGPAGVALDAGGEEGMLFPPVAGVVPDAVAVDLGGTR; encoded by the coding sequence GTGCCGCTCGAGGAGCAGCAGCCTGTGGACGACACGGCGAATGACACGGCACCGGTCCACGATGAAGTGTCCGCCGGACGACGTTGGTTTGCCCGGTTGCTGGGTGAGTTCCGGCGTGCGGCGGTGCTGGTGCCGTTCGATGGGCAGGGGAGTTTGTGGACGGCGGATTTCAACGGGGTGCGGTGGATCTGTGCGTTCTCCGACGAGGAGGCGCTGTCGCGGTTCGCTCGTGCTCGGGGGGATGCGGGGCGTGAGTGGGAGTACCGGACGGTGTTGGGTGCCCGGCTGTTGGATGTGATGGTGCCGATGCTGCCGGGTCCGGCGGGTGTTGCGTTGGATGCGGGCGGTGAGGAGGGCATGTTGTTCCCGCCGGTGGCGGGGGTCGTGCCGGATGCGGTGGCGGTGGATCTCGGGGGGACGCGGTGA